In one window of Brassica rapa cultivar Chiifu-401-42 chromosome A07, CAAS_Brap_v3.01, whole genome shotgun sequence DNA:
- the LOC103830620 gene encoding receptor-like protein 13 isoform X3 → MKGRFFLGKYLIWVILVLGQLHGYNGCVEKERKALLELEKYIISITIEEYSDYALPTWTYNTKSDCCRWEGVKCNRTSKRVTEIAFGTLSLKENSLLNLSLLHPFEDIRSLNLSRNDYYYNQFSGLFDDVEGYKTLRKLRKLEIMDLSRNRFNNSIFPFLNSAISLKTLFLGDNNFYGGPLPAKELKDLTNLELLDLSGNRFNGSIPVQELSALSKLKSLDLSRNEFSELSKLQGKFVKCLSIAFIQNKRFCLHFAGYKSVRRLRNLKILDLSENNFDNNIFSFLSALTSLTTLFLRSNYIGGPFPVKEFKDLTNLELLDLSKNKLNGSIPMQELSALKKLEALDLSDNKFSGSIELQGICEMKNMQDLDLSGNKLVGSFPLDSLANLSELRLFKLSSRSNSFKVESGSSWRPKFQLSHISLPSCNLVKVPHFLLYQKDLSHIDLSDNTISGSFPTWLLANNTKLEVLLLQNNSFTSFQLPNSAHKLLFMDVSLNEFNHLFPENIGWVLPHLVYMKLANNGFQGNLPSSLGNIKSIEFLDLSHNNFHGELPRSFVMNGYFLKYLKLSHNKLSGEVFPEFVNFTVLWELSMDNNMFTGKIGEGLRNTKYLQLLDISNNNLTGVIPSWIGEFPSLVALQVSNNSLEGEIPISLFYLPYLLLMDLSANILSGDISPRVKSNDLTFLFLQDNHLSGEIPYTLVENLYVLDLRNNRLSGNIPQFTSTQNIHTLLLRGNNLTGSISRQLCGLRNIQLLDLANNRLNGSIPSCLKNTSFGFGKKYTLYDDDYSNLFIGGGTSFIGFSPQKDFGVNEFQDTIYFRSRILLHPFQMSYSSAIGMKIEFAVKHRYDAYVGKNLNLLFGLDISENELSGNIPSELGSLLELQVLNVSHNNLSGLIPESFSGLKNVESLDLSFNKLQGLIPQGLTKLSGLAVFNVSFNHLSGVIPQGSQFNTFDTLSFVGNPLLCGKPTNRSCGGSTFQEPDNGVKDDDESQIDMVSFYWSFLAPYVTILLGIFSSLSFDSPWRRFWFYVVDVFIHKVRNLLC, encoded by the exons atgaaggggAGGTTTTTCTTGGGAAAATATTTGATATGGGTGATATTAGTGTTGGGTCAGCTACATGGATACAACGGCTGTGTTGAAAAAGAAAGGAAGGCTTTGTTGGAGCTCGAGAAATACATAATTTCAATTACTATTGAAGAGTATTCCGACTATGCTCTCCCTACTTGGACTTACAACACAAAGAGCGATTGCTGCCGTTGGGAGGGAGTTAAGTGCAATCGTACAAGCAAACGAGTGACCGAGATTGCCTTTGGAACACTAAGCCTCAAAGAGAATTCTCTCCTAAATCTTTCTTTGCTGCATCCTTTTGAAGATATTCGTAGTCTGAACTTATCCAGGAACGACTACTACTACAACCAGTTCAGTGGCTTATTTGATGATGTTGAAG GTTATAAAACCCTAAGGAAATTAAGAAAGCTGGAGATTATGGATCTCTCTAGAAATAGATTCAATAACAGTATCTTTCCCTTTCTTAATTCTGCTATATCTCTCAAAACTCTTTTTCTTGGGGATAACAACTTTTATGGTGGCCCTCTTCCTGCTAAAG AACTTAAAGATCTGACAAACTTGGAATTGCTGGACCTGAGTGGCAACAGATTTAATGGTTCTATACCAGTACAAG AGTTATCTGCCCTGAGCAAGCTGAAATCTTTGGATCTAAGTCGTAACGAATTTTCTGAACTATCAAAATTGCAAGGCAAGTTTGTCAAATGTTTGTCAATTGCATTTATCCAAAATAAGAGGTTCTGTTTGCACTTTGCAGGTTATAAAAGTGTAAGGAGATTAAGAAACTTAAAGATCCTAGATCTCTCTGAAAATAATTTCGACAACAACATATTTTCCTTTCTCAGTGCTTTGACATCACTCACAACTCTGTTTCTTAGGTCCAACTACATCGGTGGCCCTTTTCCAGTTAAAG AATTTAAAGATTTGACAAACTTGGAACTGCTAGACCTGAGTAAAAACAAACTTAATGGCTCCATACCAATGCAAG AGTTATCTGCCCTGAAGAAACTGGAAGCTCTGGATTTAAGTGATAATAAATTTTCTGGCTCAATAGAATTGCAAG GGATTTGCGAAATGAAGAATATGCAAGATCTTGATCTCAGTGGAAACAAACTAGTAG GCTCCTTCCCACTTGATTCGCTCGCCAACCTCTCAGAGTTGAGGTTATTCAAACTTAGTTCAAGATCCAACTCATTTAAAGTAGAATCTGGAAGTTCTTGGAGGCCAAAATTTCAACTGAGTCATATTTCCCTACCATCTTGCAACTTGGTAAAGGTTCCTCATTTTCTTCTATACCAGAAGGATTTGAGTCACATTGATCTTTCTGACAATACAATTTCTGGAAGTTTTCCTACTTGGCTATTGGCAAACAATACAAAACTCGAAGTTCTCCTTCTACAAAATAATTCATTTACTAGCTTTCAGCTACCAAATTCTGCTCATAAACTGCTTTTCATGGACGTGTCATTGAATGAATTCAATCATCTATTTCCAGAGAACATTGGATGGGTACTTCCTCATTTAGTGTATATGAAACTAGCTAATAATGGGTTTCAAGGAAATCTGCCATCTTCTTTAGGTAACATCAAAAGTATTGAATTTCTGGATTTATCTCACAACAACTTTCATGGGGAGCTACCAAGAAGTTTTGTTATGAATGGTTATTTCTTGAAATACTTGAAGCTGTCACATAACAAACTAAGCGGAGAAGTGTTTCCAGAATTTGTCAACTTTACTGTTTTATGGGAGCTTTCTATGGATAACAATATGTTTACTGGAAAGATTGGAGAAGGTTTGCGGAACACAAAATACTTGCAGCTACTTGACATTTCAAACAACAATCTCACAGGTGTTATTCCAAGCTGGATTGGCGAATTTCCATCCTTAGTGGCGCTACAGGTTTCAAACAACTCGTTGGAAGGTGAGATACCTATTTCTTTGTTCTATTTGCCCTATCTTCTGCTCATGGACCTATCTGCAAACATTTTATCTGGGGACATATCTCCGCGTGTCAAATCAAATGATCTAACATTTTTATTCCTTCAAGACAATCATTTATCAGGAGAAATTCCATACACGTTGGTGGAGAATCTCTATGTACTTGATCTGAGAAATAACAGATTGTCTGGAAATATTCCGCAGTTCACCAGCACCCAAAACATCCATACTCTTCTTCTTCGGGGGAATAACTTAACAGGCAGTATTTCTCGCCAGTTGTGTGGTCTAAGAAACATCCAACTTCTTGATCTTGCCAACAATAGATTGAATGGATCCATACCTTCATGCCTCAAAAATACATCCTTTGGTTTTGGGAAAAAGTATACTTTATATGATGATGATTACAGCAATCTTTTCATAGGTGGTGGTACATCGTTCATTGGTTTCTCTCCGCAAAAAGACTTCGGTGTAAACGAGTTTCAAGATACTATATATTTCAGATCTCGCATTCTGCTACATCCGTTTCAGATGTCATACAGTTCAGCCATCGGTATGAAAATTGAATTTGCAGTGAAACACCGATACGATGCTTACGTAGGTAAAAATCTCAATTTATTGTTTGGACTGGATATCTCCGAAAATGAGCTTAGCGGTAATATCCCATCAGAgcttggaagtcttctggaaCTACAAGTGTTGAATGTTTCTCACAACAACTTATCAGGATTGATACCAGAAAGCTTTTCAGGTCTCAAGAATGTAGAAAGCCTTGATCTCTCCTTCAACAAGTTACAAGGCCTGATCCCACAAGGACTAACAAAGCTGAGCGGCCTCGCGGTCTTCAATGTCTCGTTCAACCATTTATCAGGAGTCATTCCCCAAGGATCACAGTTTAACACCTTTGATACGCTAAGCTTTGTAGGTAATCCTCTTCTTTGTGGAAAACCAACCAACAGAAGCTGCGGTGGAAGTACCTTTCAAGAACCAGACAATGGAGTGAAGGATGATGATGAGAGCCAAATCGACATGGTTTCTTTCTATTGGAGTTTTCTTGCACCTTATGTGACCATACTTCTTGGAATattctcatctctctcttttgACTCTCCTTGGAGGAGATTCTGGTTCTACGTCGTTGATGTTTTCATCCACAAGGTGAGGAATTTGTTGTGCTAA
- the LOC103830620 gene encoding receptor-like protein 13 isoform X2: protein MKGRFFLGKYLIWVILVLGQLHGYNGCVEKERKALLELEKYIISITIEEYSDYALPTWTYNTKSDCCRWEGVKCNRTSKRVTEIAFGTLSLKENSLLNLSLLHPFEDIRSLNLSRNDYYYNQFSGLFDDVEGYKTLRKLRKLEIMDLSRNRFNNSIFPFLNSAISLKTLFLGDNNFYGGPLPAKELKDLTNLELLDLSGNRFNGSIPVQELSALSKLKSLDLSRNEFSELSKLQGYKSVRRLRNLKILDLSENNFDNNIFSFLSALTSLTTLFLRSNYIGGPFPVKEFKDLTNLELLDLSKNKLNGSIPMQELSALKKLEALDLSDNKFSGSIELQGICEMKNMQDLDLSGNKLVGQFPLCLTRLTGLQVLDLSSNQLNGNVPSALGKLESLKYLSLSDNNFEGSFPLDSLANLSELRLFKLSSRSNSFKVESGSSWRPKFQLSHISLPSCNLVKVPHFLLYQKDLSHIDLSDNTISGSFPTWLLANNTKLEVLLLQNNSFTSFQLPNSAHKLLFMDVSLNEFNHLFPENIGWVLPHLVYMKLANNGFQGNLPSSLGNIKSIEFLDLSHNNFHGELPRSFVMNGYFLKYLKLSHNKLSGEVFPEFVNFTVLWELSMDNNMFTGKIGEGLRNTKYLQLLDISNNNLTGVIPSWIGEFPSLVALQVSNNSLEGEIPISLFYLPYLLLMDLSANILSGDISPRVKSNDLTFLFLQDNHLSGEIPYTLVENLYVLDLRNNRLSGNIPQFTSTQNIHTLLLRGNNLTGSISRQLCGLRNIQLLDLANNRLNGSIPSCLKNTSFGFGKKYTLYDDDYSNLFIGGGTSFIGFSPQKDFGVNEFQDTIYFRSRILLHPFQMSYSSAIGMKIEFAVKHRYDAYVGKNLNLLFGLDISENELSGNIPSELGSLLELQVLNVSHNNLSGLIPESFSGLKNVESLDLSFNKLQGLIPQGLTKLSGLAVFNVSFNHLSGVIPQGSQFNTFDTLSFVGNPLLCGKPTNRSCGGSTFQEPDNGVKDDDESQIDMVSFYWSFLAPYVTILLGIFSSLSFDSPWRRFWFYVVDVFIHKVRNLLC, encoded by the exons atgaaggggAGGTTTTTCTTGGGAAAATATTTGATATGGGTGATATTAGTGTTGGGTCAGCTACATGGATACAACGGCTGTGTTGAAAAAGAAAGGAAGGCTTTGTTGGAGCTCGAGAAATACATAATTTCAATTACTATTGAAGAGTATTCCGACTATGCTCTCCCTACTTGGACTTACAACACAAAGAGCGATTGCTGCCGTTGGGAGGGAGTTAAGTGCAATCGTACAAGCAAACGAGTGACCGAGATTGCCTTTGGAACACTAAGCCTCAAAGAGAATTCTCTCCTAAATCTTTCTTTGCTGCATCCTTTTGAAGATATTCGTAGTCTGAACTTATCCAGGAACGACTACTACTACAACCAGTTCAGTGGCTTATTTGATGATGTTGAAG GTTATAAAACCCTAAGGAAATTAAGAAAGCTGGAGATTATGGATCTCTCTAGAAATAGATTCAATAACAGTATCTTTCCCTTTCTTAATTCTGCTATATCTCTCAAAACTCTTTTTCTTGGGGATAACAACTTTTATGGTGGCCCTCTTCCTGCTAAAG AACTTAAAGATCTGACAAACTTGGAATTGCTGGACCTGAGTGGCAACAGATTTAATGGTTCTATACCAGTACAAG AGTTATCTGCCCTGAGCAAGCTGAAATCTTTGGATCTAAGTCGTAACGAATTTTCTGAACTATCAAAATTGCAAG GTTATAAAAGTGTAAGGAGATTAAGAAACTTAAAGATCCTAGATCTCTCTGAAAATAATTTCGACAACAACATATTTTCCTTTCTCAGTGCTTTGACATCACTCACAACTCTGTTTCTTAGGTCCAACTACATCGGTGGCCCTTTTCCAGTTAAAG AATTTAAAGATTTGACAAACTTGGAACTGCTAGACCTGAGTAAAAACAAACTTAATGGCTCCATACCAATGCAAG AGTTATCTGCCCTGAAGAAACTGGAAGCTCTGGATTTAAGTGATAATAAATTTTCTGGCTCAATAGAATTGCAAG GGATTTGCGAAATGAAGAATATGCAAGATCTTGATCTCAGTGGAAACAAACTAGTAGGTCAGTTTCCTTTGTGCTTAACTAGGCTGACTGGACTTCAAGTTCTTGATCTCTCATCAAACCAATTAAATGGGAATGTGCCATCTGCTCTCGGTAAACTTGAATCCCTCAAGTACTTATCATTGTCTGATAACAACTTTGAAGGCTCCTTCCCACTTGATTCGCTCGCCAACCTCTCAGAGTTGAGGTTATTCAAACTTAGTTCAAGATCCAACTCATTTAAAGTAGAATCTGGAAGTTCTTGGAGGCCAAAATTTCAACTGAGTCATATTTCCCTACCATCTTGCAACTTGGTAAAGGTTCCTCATTTTCTTCTATACCAGAAGGATTTGAGTCACATTGATCTTTCTGACAATACAATTTCTGGAAGTTTTCCTACTTGGCTATTGGCAAACAATACAAAACTCGAAGTTCTCCTTCTACAAAATAATTCATTTACTAGCTTTCAGCTACCAAATTCTGCTCATAAACTGCTTTTCATGGACGTGTCATTGAATGAATTCAATCATCTATTTCCAGAGAACATTGGATGGGTACTTCCTCATTTAGTGTATATGAAACTAGCTAATAATGGGTTTCAAGGAAATCTGCCATCTTCTTTAGGTAACATCAAAAGTATTGAATTTCTGGATTTATCTCACAACAACTTTCATGGGGAGCTACCAAGAAGTTTTGTTATGAATGGTTATTTCTTGAAATACTTGAAGCTGTCACATAACAAACTAAGCGGAGAAGTGTTTCCAGAATTTGTCAACTTTACTGTTTTATGGGAGCTTTCTATGGATAACAATATGTTTACTGGAAAGATTGGAGAAGGTTTGCGGAACACAAAATACTTGCAGCTACTTGACATTTCAAACAACAATCTCACAGGTGTTATTCCAAGCTGGATTGGCGAATTTCCATCCTTAGTGGCGCTACAGGTTTCAAACAACTCGTTGGAAGGTGAGATACCTATTTCTTTGTTCTATTTGCCCTATCTTCTGCTCATGGACCTATCTGCAAACATTTTATCTGGGGACATATCTCCGCGTGTCAAATCAAATGATCTAACATTTTTATTCCTTCAAGACAATCATTTATCAGGAGAAATTCCATACACGTTGGTGGAGAATCTCTATGTACTTGATCTGAGAAATAACAGATTGTCTGGAAATATTCCGCAGTTCACCAGCACCCAAAACATCCATACTCTTCTTCTTCGGGGGAATAACTTAACAGGCAGTATTTCTCGCCAGTTGTGTGGTCTAAGAAACATCCAACTTCTTGATCTTGCCAACAATAGATTGAATGGATCCATACCTTCATGCCTCAAAAATACATCCTTTGGTTTTGGGAAAAAGTATACTTTATATGATGATGATTACAGCAATCTTTTCATAGGTGGTGGTACATCGTTCATTGGTTTCTCTCCGCAAAAAGACTTCGGTGTAAACGAGTTTCAAGATACTATATATTTCAGATCTCGCATTCTGCTACATCCGTTTCAGATGTCATACAGTTCAGCCATCGGTATGAAAATTGAATTTGCAGTGAAACACCGATACGATGCTTACGTAGGTAAAAATCTCAATTTATTGTTTGGACTGGATATCTCCGAAAATGAGCTTAGCGGTAATATCCCATCAGAgcttggaagtcttctggaaCTACAAGTGTTGAATGTTTCTCACAACAACTTATCAGGATTGATACCAGAAAGCTTTTCAGGTCTCAAGAATGTAGAAAGCCTTGATCTCTCCTTCAACAAGTTACAAGGCCTGATCCCACAAGGACTAACAAAGCTGAGCGGCCTCGCGGTCTTCAATGTCTCGTTCAACCATTTATCAGGAGTCATTCCCCAAGGATCACAGTTTAACACCTTTGATACGCTAAGCTTTGTAGGTAATCCTCTTCTTTGTGGAAAACCAACCAACAGAAGCTGCGGTGGAAGTACCTTTCAAGAACCAGACAATGGAGTGAAGGATGATGATGAGAGCCAAATCGACATGGTTTCTTTCTATTGGAGTTTTCTTGCACCTTATGTGACCATACTTCTTGGAATattctcatctctctcttttgACTCTCCTTGGAGGAGATTCTGGTTCTACGTCGTTGATGTTTTCATCCACAAGGTGAGGAATTTGTTGTGCTAA
- the LOC103830620 gene encoding receptor-like protein 15 isoform X6 gives MKGRFFLGKYLIWVILVLGQLHGYNGCVEKERKALLELEKYIISITIEEYSDYALPTWTYNTKSDCCRWEGVKCNRTSKRVTEIAFGTLSLKENSLLNLSLLHPFEDIRSLNLSRNDYYYNQFSGLFDDVEGYKTLRKLRKLEIMDLSRNRFNNSIFPFLNSAISLKTLFLGDNNFYGGPLPAKELKDLTNLELLDLSGNRFNGSIPVQELSALSKLKSLDLSRNEFSELSKLQGKFVKCLSIAFIQNKRFCLHFAGYKSVRRLRNLKILDLSENNFDNNIFSFLSALTSLTTLFLRSNYIGGPFPVKEFKDLTNLELLDLSKNKLNGSIPMQELSALKKLEALDLSDNKFSGSIELQGICEMKNMQDLDLSGNKLVGGGTSFIGFSPQKDFGVNEFQDTIYFRSRILLHPFQMSYSSAIGMKIEFAVKHRYDAYVGKNLNLLFGLDISENELSGNIPSELGSLLELQVLNVSHNNLSGLIPESFSGLKNVESLDLSFNKLQGLIPQGLTKLSGLAVFNVSFNHLSGVIPQGSQFNTFDTLSFVGNPLLCGKPTNRSCGGSTFQEPDNGVKDDDESQIDMVSFYWSFLAPYVTILLGIFSSLSFDSPWRRFWFYVVDVFIHKVRNLLC, from the exons atgaaggggAGGTTTTTCTTGGGAAAATATTTGATATGGGTGATATTAGTGTTGGGTCAGCTACATGGATACAACGGCTGTGTTGAAAAAGAAAGGAAGGCTTTGTTGGAGCTCGAGAAATACATAATTTCAATTACTATTGAAGAGTATTCCGACTATGCTCTCCCTACTTGGACTTACAACACAAAGAGCGATTGCTGCCGTTGGGAGGGAGTTAAGTGCAATCGTACAAGCAAACGAGTGACCGAGATTGCCTTTGGAACACTAAGCCTCAAAGAGAATTCTCTCCTAAATCTTTCTTTGCTGCATCCTTTTGAAGATATTCGTAGTCTGAACTTATCCAGGAACGACTACTACTACAACCAGTTCAGTGGCTTATTTGATGATGTTGAAG GTTATAAAACCCTAAGGAAATTAAGAAAGCTGGAGATTATGGATCTCTCTAGAAATAGATTCAATAACAGTATCTTTCCCTTTCTTAATTCTGCTATATCTCTCAAAACTCTTTTTCTTGGGGATAACAACTTTTATGGTGGCCCTCTTCCTGCTAAAG AACTTAAAGATCTGACAAACTTGGAATTGCTGGACCTGAGTGGCAACAGATTTAATGGTTCTATACCAGTACAAG AGTTATCTGCCCTGAGCAAGCTGAAATCTTTGGATCTAAGTCGTAACGAATTTTCTGAACTATCAAAATTGCAAGGCAAGTTTGTCAAATGTTTGTCAATTGCATTTATCCAAAATAAGAGGTTCTGTTTGCACTTTGCAGGTTATAAAAGTGTAAGGAGATTAAGAAACTTAAAGATCCTAGATCTCTCTGAAAATAATTTCGACAACAACATATTTTCCTTTCTCAGTGCTTTGACATCACTCACAACTCTGTTTCTTAGGTCCAACTACATCGGTGGCCCTTTTCCAGTTAAAG AATTTAAAGATTTGACAAACTTGGAACTGCTAGACCTGAGTAAAAACAAACTTAATGGCTCCATACCAATGCAAG AGTTATCTGCCCTGAAGAAACTGGAAGCTCTGGATTTAAGTGATAATAAATTTTCTGGCTCAATAGAATTGCAAG GGATTTGCGAAATGAAGAATATGCAAGATCTTGATCTCAGTGGAAACAAACTAGTAG GTGGTGGTACATCGTTCATTGGTTTCTCTCCGCAAAAAGACTTCGGTGTAAACGAGTTTCAAGATACTATATATTTCAGATCTCGCATTCTGCTACATCCGTTTCAGATGTCATACAGTTCAGCCATCGGTATGAAAATTGAATTTGCAGTGAAACACCGATACGATGCTTACGTAGGTAAAAATCTCAATTTATTGTTTGGACTGGATATCTCCGAAAATGAGCTTAGCGGTAATATCCCATCAGAgcttggaagtcttctggaaCTACAAGTGTTGAATGTTTCTCACAACAACTTATCAGGATTGATACCAGAAAGCTTTTCAGGTCTCAAGAATGTAGAAAGCCTTGATCTCTCCTTCAACAAGTTACAAGGCCTGATCCCACAAGGACTAACAAAGCTGAGCGGCCTCGCGGTCTTCAATGTCTCGTTCAACCATTTATCAGGAGTCATTCCCCAAGGATCACAGTTTAACACCTTTGATACGCTAAGCTTTGTAGGTAATCCTCTTCTTTGTGGAAAACCAACCAACAGAAGCTGCGGTGGAAGTACCTTTCAAGAACCAGACAATGGAGTGAAGGATGATGATGAGAGCCAAATCGACATGGTTTCTTTCTATTGGAGTTTTCTTGCACCTTATGTGACCATACTTCTTGGAATattctcatctctctcttttgACTCTCCTTGGAGGAGATTCTGGTTCTACGTCGTTGATGTTTTCATCCACAAGGTGAGGAATTTGTTGTGCTAA